DNA sequence from the Vicia villosa cultivar HV-30 ecotype Madison, WI linkage group LG3, Vvil1.0, whole genome shotgun sequence genome:
aaaataaaaatgtattatcGTGATGATAACCCGTgaaaatagttaataaaagtTACATCAAGTCTATTACCTAAGAATTTGCTACAaaacttataattttttaaatacgaAATTGGTAAATATTTATAACTTTAAACTCTAGCATCTTTTATAGAGTAAAAGGTTAAAaatgtattgtggtgatagttACCCGTACGTCTGTACGGGAAGTTCATTTAGATCTTAAATATTATTTGTTGAACTATGATTGTAAATAATGATATATTTAGatagtgaaaaataaaaaatgaaaaagtatagATGAGAATTGAGGAATAAATCATTGGCCAATTTCCACTtatgaagataaaaaaaaaaattaatcacttGTAAGGGCAAATAGGATATTTTGGAAATGATAAAGTTAGTATTGCTTTACAATATCTTAGTGTCTCCCATTTCATATGCTTACATTAAGTCAACGATTTATAGCTTAAAACTTATTCAAGCACAAAAATGCAAGTTCATTTAGTGATTGtaacacttaaaaataagtcaaacGCTAACTGAATCATCATGTTTTAGGTATAATAATTAAAATCCAGTTTTGTAGTAAATGAAACAATTAAGTTTATCAGCACAAAAATGCAAGTTCATTTAGTGATTGtaacacttaaaaataagtcaaacGCTAACTGAATCATCATGTTTTAGGTATAATAATTAAAATCCAGTTTTGTAGTAAATGAAACAATTAAGTTTATCAAAGATCAtataaaaattgtaaaaataagTCTCTTAAAATCATATTGATTTAATGGTTATTTGATGACAAAATTAAGAGTTATGAAATTAAAGGTTACAAAGTTAATTAGGAATATGTAAATCATATATGTTCTCTTATTCCATTTTTGTTGCTACAGATCAAAGATGGCATATTTTATAGACAATTGCATGCTTAAATAATTTTCTTATTGcataactaaaatattttttgagaaaCTTCATTTAGATAATTGTGTCTCTTGTCCTTTGTGAAGTTGTTAAGAATTTTGCACCCACTTTCTTAAATTTTTTACATAAGGGAATGGTGAAATCATCGTCCATATCTCCAATCAACTGCGCAAGTTGGTCGCAAATTGAAAGTTTCTGAGAGTTGGCATTGCTTTTATTACCTCGAAAACAGAAATACTCTCATAGTTGTTATCATTTTTCTCAAAATCAGATAGAAAGAACAACAAATCTAAGAAAAATTTACAAAGATGTGGCTAGAACATTTCCTTTTCACTCACATGAATCATTGACACAGACATAGACCAAACTGACCAAAGTAATAAAATAGTTGAGCTAGAACTAAGAAAAACATATTGCATAAAAATTTAACATCTTTCCATGTCTAGAAGATATTCTCAATGGGTTGATAAAAAGATTGTACATTAGAAAGGTATAAGTTTTGCTAGTTATATTAGTTAAGAAAGTACTTGTTTTTTTGTAAATTGATAGTGATATAACAGGCGCGGGGTCCAAGGTTTAGTGTAATGGTTTAAGGTATGTTTACATCAACAAATGGAAATGTGGAAACAACTGTATCTTTGAAGACAGGTTTGAAAAGAGCTTTTGTGCAACGTTTTGCTAGGTAGCTGCAAGTAGGGGTTGGAATTGGCTACCTCTGGCCTTCATGCCTTTGGTGCCTTTTTGTGTCTCTCTCTAACAAATATTTCTCACTcatcaacataattaattatattaatttatttatgttttattgcCTAAAGTTATCAaaggcaccaaaaatcaaagGCAGGCAATCCACTCCCCTACAAGTAGGTACTATAAACATATATTAATCaactatatataatatataatgttCAATAGAGACAAAGTTTATGTACCTAACGATACCATATGTAAATTTGAAAGCATAGTTGAAAATATGTGTTTGTGACTGTGTACAGTTTGAATAGTCAGGTGAATAccacaattaatttaaaaaatacgtAATCCTATAAGGCAGTTTGAATAGGCATGCTAGAAACTTCATCAACATGTTATCCTATAAGCATGTCTTACatatattttagataattcatgCAAGTTTGGCACCATACATAATAACCatgtataattattaatttaaaatagacaGAGTTTGGCACCAAAATCAAAACATCCATAAGAAATGCAAAAACGTGGATGCAAGGGTAAGAAATGCAAAGGGACCGGATCTGTGCACCGTTCCCATTTAAATTGGTTGAAGTGTTGAACCTGTTGATTTTTTGGTTTTAATCACCTTGTGTAATGTGTGAtatattaatcatattttattaaaCTACCAAACGTGGAGTATAAAATATCACTTTTATCTAATATAATATTTACATGAAGCTGAAATAGTCAGGAAGTACAACTATTCCAGCTGTAGTTGATAAAGCTTACGATGTGTTGAACCCTTGGTTAAAAGAATATGacttagaccatttacaatggttgTAAAACTCAACACTCATtttttcaactcccaacactccacatcattttctctttcttccacctaataactcaacacccattcaacttttaccctctccaatggtttttcactcaacaccctaccccaccactttttattttcatattcttatttaaattttatttttatttttatgattacataaaattacaattatcgattaaaattaaattaaaataataaatacttaataatttattttttaattttttgtaataaaaacaaaatttatttaaataattggatacgatacaaatcatcttaaattaatttaaaatacaacacacaattaacgtaattagtacgttacaaataatttaaaatgcaatacaacacacaagtaacgtaattagtacgatacaaataatttaaaatgcaatacaacacacaaATAATTCAATCACGGAACATTCCAAACTTTGTCCATATGTGCTTCACTAGATCGGCTTGCAATTCTTGATGAACATTTGGATCACGGAACTCTGATCTAGCACGCACATGATTTGCAAAAGCGGGTAACACCTCGGTCGAGTATGGTTGTGGTGCACTAGATCCACTTTCCCCATATTGCTCAAAATCGGTCCAACGTTGAGAATATGAATCTCGTTCATCCTCAACAATCATATTATGTAATATGATGCATGACCTCATGATGATACCCAAATCAGCTATGTCCCACAAGCGAGCTGGTTCACGGATGATTTTAAATCGAGCTTGGAGCACTCCAAATGCACGTTCGATGTCCTTCCGACATCCCTCCTGAAATTTTGCAAATAATTTATCGGGTTCACTTTGAGGAAGTCTAATCGATTTGACGAAAGTTGGATAAGAAGGGTAGATACCATCAGCTAGATAGTATGCCATATTATATGGACgttgattcacaaagaaattcaCACTTGGAGCCTTTCCCTGTTCCACGTCATCAAACACTGGTGACCGGTCTAGAACGTTTATATCGTTCAACGTTCCCGGACATCCAAAAAAGGCATGCCAGATCCATAGGTCATGAGATGCAACTGCTTCAAGAATAACTGTGGTGGTTCCCTTATCCCCTCTAGTAAATTGTCCTTCCCATGCTTTAGGACAATTTTTCCACTCCCAGTGCATGCAGTCAATACTCCCAATCATCCCTGGGAACCCCCGCATTTCACTAACATGCAGTATTCTTTGCAGGTCATCTTGGGTTGGTGCTCTCAGATACACTTGCTCGTACAAGCGTATGATTCCTTTACAGAATCTACGTAAGCACTCCAATGCTGTAGTACCTCCTATTTTGATGTACTCATCGACCGCATCCGCTGCCACACCATATGCTAACATTCGCATTGTTGTGGTACATTTTGCTAAGGGTGATATACCTTCTTTATTGGTTGCATCAACTCGATGGGTGAAGTAGTTATCACTACTTGAAAGGTCCCCAACGATTCGaaggaaaacattttttttcatcCGGTACCGACGACGAAACATTGCATCGTCATATGTAGGCTCATTGGCAAAGTAGTCGTCAATTAGTCTTTGGTTTGCCGCTGCATGATCTCTATTGAGATATTTTCTACTACGAGGTGCATTATCTTCCGATATTTTGTTTCTACGCTCTCTAAATCGATTGACTATATAATTTTCTTCAATTTCACGATTTTGATTGTAGGCTGCGATATCAAAATGATATTGTGATGGATCCATTTTTTTGTGATATTGGAGGTAGATTGGATGGGATTTGGGATATTGGTACATAAATGGAGACCAGCCAATCAAGACCAGCCACGTGGCTGCACTTATTACCTTTCCCTTTCTCTCTCCGCGTGCATGATCTAGCCCACTCTCACTCCAGCGCGTGGCCCACACGCGCCAGCTTTGGTCCATTCAGGCGCTGCCACGTCAGCCTCTGGGACAGTTTACTtggtgttgagttttctcaacatCTCTCTCCTCCAACACACACTCAACACCACTTTACACACACCATTGCACATCATTTTCCCATGTTGACTTCAATTCAACTCACCATTGCACTTGGTCTTATAGCTGAAATAGGCAAGTACAACTATTCCACCTGCATTAATATAGAATGCATCATGAGTCTGTTTGTGTTACTGAATTTTTTGCAAATTTTgtatagctatcatcataatcatAATAGTAATTAGTTTAGAAATTGAATAAAAATTGACCACATTGGAGGATAGATAACATACAACATCACAAGATTATACCATTGGAATTATCAATATGACCATGTGTTTTTATACCCACAAGCTAACCTGCAATTTCTATAGGACTTATTCCTTCTTATCTACGCGAGAATGAAGGTTATCTTTCGCTAATTTTGCTATTAACATTTTAAATGAAGATGAGTTGGCTTTAGTGAGTCTTTTTTCCTTCTTGTCTATTCAGAAATGAAGTCTTACCTTTTACTACAAACTTAAAATGGAGTTGAGTTGGCTTTAAATGGAGTTGACTTGGCTTCAATGAGTCTTTTCTCAGAAATATAAAGTCTTACCTTTAGCTACTAACTTGTTAAATGGAGTGTCTTAAAGACACCTATTAAAGAACAAATTTAATTGAAGACATTTTATTTTCCAATGGAAGGGAGTAAACAAACTATATTTTGTATCACACTGAATTTGATGAACAATCATAGTAACATTGTAATTTTGCTGAAACATTAAAGTGATTTTCCCTAACTCAGAGTGAAACACTTTAACAATAAATTTGTTCTGAATTTCCCTATCCAACAGAAACTCTCTCCACTGCATATGATTATCTCTTATCTCTTTTCCAGGCTCTTTATCAACTTCCACCATAACAGCTTTCACAGCCTCGAACAGATCCTCCTTCTTAAAAAACCCATCTTCGTCGTTCCTTTTTACCTTTAGTTATTATTTATATGTGAGCAGTGTTAGAGATGTCAATAGCTTCAGTTATGAGAAGACCTCTATTTGAACCAATGGCTCTCTGTGAGTAAAAGAGGATAAATGAGGTTGTGGAACAATATGGGACATTGTTTTCAGGAACACCAAACATTTCCTTTTGCTTAAGAATTTTGCATTTTTGTACAAATGGGAACAAAAGTCATAACAACAAGAACCAACCCaaataacaaaaatcaaaacagaacTGCAGAAGGTATGTAGGACAAAAATCAATCATCAACCCAAATATACACACAACTATtactaaataaatgaaaaaatatactAATACCTTGCCGTCACCAATACCTTTTGTTTGCGCCGATCAAACACCTTGAAGCTCGCTCTCCTCACATCAACATCATATACTAGTGTAGAAATGacaacaaaattattattatatttccatTATTAAAAAAAGGTGTGAAATTTAATAAAATGAGTTATTTTCATAAATAACAGTTAATTTTAAGAAAAACAGGTATAAAGCGGTGACAAATTTGTAAATATAAATTCAAACCTAATTTTTAGAAAAATTGGTGTGATATATTAATTATGAAAGTAATGACAAATTTgtaaagagtttaaaggtagtgcactgagtaaactaactttacacatacaatcaatcaaaatttttatacttgtcatgtcatattatatttttaaaattaaaattgtgttttaattagatatatggttgtgattgattgacggtgtaaaaatattttacactgtcagtgcatatcatTTTTTTCATTTGTAAATATAAATCTATAtctgattttaggaaaattaAGTTTTATCTCAGCGCTACCTCTCTTCCCACTTCATCAATCAAGCTTATGCGCCACTTCATCaaccaaaaataaaattgaaaacgtAATTATCTGGATTCTAATACGAATTTTCCCTCTTCATCAAATCTGTTTGCCGCAGCTTCAATCTCGCTCAAAAAGCgtgttcaaaattcaaaaccctaaaattTTGTTAATATTGAATGCGTGAAATACCAAAGctgtattttaatatattaacaaGCTAATAATATCTACTATCATCCTATTTGATATAAGATTTTATCAAACACGATATTATATTTTACATATTCGAAGATAATTTTTCCAGTAACTACCTTTACTTTCTTTCATCCAACGTTTCCACAATCTAAAACTATTAGCCAATATGTCATCAAGCCATCATTTTATGTCTCATACTGTGATAAATAACTAAATAACTAGATGACAAAGTTGAATTTAAATATATTAGCAAGCCATCATTTATTCATTCTAGGCGGTACTTTTATGTCTCTAACTGTGATAAGGCTCAGGCTAGGGTGAGAGGCCTGTTTAGGTCTCTCACCGTGAGAGActtcgtttttttttttgtttcaaatgcTTTTCTGCCATTGGATTAAATTGAGGTGCCGTTGGATTGAATTGGGGTTGATGATCTTATAGTGTACCCAACACACACAACAAAACTCCTTTAATGTTGGTATATGTGTTTTGTTGTTTCCAATGTCTGAATGGTGTACAGTAAAAGCTAAAAATTTTACACCCAATGATTATAGCTTTAATTGAATGttgaagaaattaaaaataaaaaaggaaaaaggacgttgaatgcttggaacaaatTTTCCTTTATTAATTCTGaagaaatttaaaaattgaaaatgataagaccaaaattaataaatcaataactGCATGAATAAATTTACattaaaattagaattaatattcatttttatttaaaaacttgatgtttatttaaattaaaaaaataaataaagtttaacttaataaatctgacgcaaaaattattttctaaaatttatgttttttaatttaaaaaataaattatgtttaatttataaaatctcacgttaattttaaatttgttttttaaatttaaaaaataaatgatgtataaaTTTAGAAATCTCCcgataatttaaattataagttttttaatttaaaaacaattatgacgtataaataaattattttaatctataataataataataataatactaataataataaactcTAATAAtattagtagtaataataataataataataataataataataataataataataataataataataataataataataataataataataataataataagggtaaTGCTAatttgtgccccaagggcacatgtttAGAAATCTACAAATGGAATGTTTGTGTTGGATATAGAAACTTTGTGTTTGAaaattgtgtattgatttgattaaaaattcatagttaatttatttatttactttttcaacACAATCATTCCATTTATAGATTTCTaaacatgtgcccttggggcacaagttagcattaccctaataataataataataacacatagatataataaaaataacaaaaataataaaaatcataaaaataacaaagataataataataataataataataataataataataataataataataataataataataacacatagatataataaaaataacaaaaatcataaaaatcataaaaataacaaaaataataatattaataataataataataataataataataataataataataataataataataaccatgttacaaatgaactaatgatggtcatctatgtgtgaaccatgttagagaTAGAACTAATGATGTCCGActttgtgttaaccatgtcagagattcaactgttgatggtcaactatgtgtgaagcgtgttacagatgaactaatgatggtcaaatatgtgttaaccatgtcaggaagtcagttgatgatggtcaactatgtatgaaccatgtcagagattcaactgatgctGGTAAATTATGtgcgaaccatgtcagggattcaactgatgatggtaaacggtgtgtgaaccatgtcagtgattcaactgatgatgttgcactatgtgtgaaccacgtcagggattcaactaatgatgtcgaactatgtgtcaaccatgtcagggattcaactgatgatgtcaaactatatgtgaaccatgtcatggattcaactgatgatggtaaactatgtgtgaaccatgctagtgattcaactgatgatgtccaaccaTGTGTGAAACAtctcagggattcaactgatgatggtaaactatgtgtaaaccatgtcagtgattcaacagatgatgttgaactatgtgtgaaccatgtcagggaatcaactaatgatggtaaactatgtgtcaaccatgtcagtgattcaactgatgatgtcgaaccatgtgtgaaacatgtcagggattcaactgatgatgtcaaactatgtgtgaaccatgtcagggattcacctgatgatgtcgaactatgtgtcaaccatgtcagggattcaacttatGATGTCGAACTTTGtgggaaccatgtcagggattcaactgatgatggagaactatgtgtgaaacatgtcagggattcaactgatgatggataactatgtatgaaccatgtcagggattcaactgatgatgtcgaactatgtgtgaaccttgtcagggattcaactgatgatgtcgaactatgtgtgaaccatgtcagggattcaactgatgatgtcgaactatgtgttaaccttgtcagggatttaactgatgatgttgaactatgtgggaaccatgtcagggattcaactgatgatcgTAAActttgtgtgaaccatgtcagggattcaattgatgatgtcgaactatgtgtctaccatgtcagggattctactgatgatgtcaaactatgtgtgatccatgtcagggattcaactgataatatcgaactatgtgtgaaacatgtcagggattcaactgatgatctcgaactatgtgtctaccatgtcagggattctactgatgatgtcgaactatgtgtgatccatgtaagggattcaaccgatgatgtcaaactatgtgtgaaacatgtcagggattcaactgatgatctcTAACTATGTTACTACCATGTCAGGCATTCATttaatgatgtcgaactatgtgtgaaacatgtcagggattaaattgatgatgtcgaactttgtgtctaccatgtcagggattcaactgatgatgtcgaactatgtgtgatccatgtaagggattcaactgatgattgtaaactatgtgtcaaccatgtcagggattcaactgatgatgtcgaactatgtgtgaaccatgtcaggaatttaatgatgatgttgaactatgtgtctaccatgtcagggattcaactgatgatgtcaaactatgtgtgatccatgtcatggattcaactgacgatgtcgaactttgtgtgaaccatgttagggattcaactgatgatgtctaactatgtgtgaaccatgtcagggattcaactgatgatggtaatctatgtgtgaaccatgtcagggattcaactgattatgtcgaaccatgtgtctaCTATgtgagggattcaactgacgatggtaatctatgtgtgaaccatgtcagggattcaactgatgatgtataactatgtgtgaaccatgtcaaggattcaactaatgatgttgaactatgtgtgaaacatgtcagggattcaattgatgatgtcgaactatgtcaCCACTAGAAAAACAATTATTAGCGTAGGACATAAGCCGACGCTAAATGCGTAAAAGCCGACACTAATACTGACTTAGCGTCGGATTAGCGTCGGTGTCGGGCCTAGGATAAAATCTCCGAAGCTACTAGGTAGCGTCGGCTACACAAAAGCCTAGGCTAAGTAGCGTCAGTTTTTCCGAGGCTAAGGAGACGCTAAATGTTGCCGACGCTATGTTTTCAAAATTATTAAAAGTCAACATTTTTGCTTAGTGTTGCACTAACCGACTCTAAAGTCAACAAATAAAAGTCAACAATTCCTAGTAGCGTCGGCCTAGGCCGACTCTAAAGTCAACAAAGAAAAGTCAATGAAATTTGTTAACGTCGGTTTGGCCGACTCTATAGTCAACTAAATAAAGTCAATAAAAAAATTGTAGACGTCGgtttcaactgatgatgtcaataAAGTCAATAAAAAAATTGTCTACCATGtcgggattcaactgatgatgttgaattatgtgtgatccatgtcagagattcaactgatgctGGTAAATTATGTgcgaaccatgttagggattcaactgatgatggtaaacgatgtgtgaaccatgttagtgattcaactgatgatgttgcactatgtgtgaaccatgtcagggattcaactattgatgtcgaactatgtgtcaaccatgtcagggattcaactgatgatgtcaaactatgtgtgaaccatgtcacggattcaactgatgatggtaaactatgtgtgaaccatgccaGGGATCCAACTTATGATGTCCAaccatgtgtgaaacatgtcagggattcaattgatgatggtaaactatgtgtaaaccatgtcagtgattcaactgatgatgtcgaaccatgtgtgaaacatgtcagggattcaactaatgatgtcaaactatgtgtgaaccatgtcagggattcaactgatgatgtcaaactacgtgtcaaccatgtcagggattcaactgatgatgtcgaactatatgTGAGCCATGtcatggattcaactgatgattgtaaactatgtgtgaaccacgctagtgattcaactgatgatgtccaaccgtatgtgaaacatgtcagggattcaactgatgatggtaaactatgtgtgaaccatgtcagtgattcaactgatgatgttgaactatgtgtgaaccatgtcaaggaatcaactgatgatggtaaactatgtgtcaaccatgtcagggattcaactgataatgtcaaactatgtgtcaaccatgtcaaggattcaacttatgatgtcgaactttgtgtgaaccatgtcagggattcaactgatgatgtcaaactatgtgtgaaacatgtcagggattcaactgatgatggataactatgtatgaaccatgtcagggattcaactgatgatgtcgaactatgtgtgaaccttgtcagggattcaattgatgatgtcgaactatgtgtgaaccatgtcagggattcaattgatgatgttgaactatgtgttaaccttgtcagggatttaactgatgatgtcgaactatgtgggaaccatgtcagggattcaactgatgatggtaaactttgtgtgaaccatgtctgggattcaattgatgatgttgaactatgtGTTAAACTTGTCAGGGATTTaactgatgatgttgaactatgtgggaaccatgtcagggattcaacttatGATGGTAAActttgtgtgaaccatgtcagggattcaattgatgatgtcgaactatgtgtctaccatgtcagggatactactgatgatgtcgaactatgtgtgatccatgtcagggattcaactgatgatgtcgaactatgtgtgaaacatgtcagggagtcaactaatGATCtagaactatgtgtctaccatgtcagggattcaattgatgatctcgaactatgtgttaaccttgtcagggatttaactgatgatgttgaactatgtgggaaccatgtcagggattctactgatgatggtaaactttgtatgaaccatgtcagggattcaattgatgatgtcgaactttgtgtctaccatgtcagggattcaactgatgatgtcgaactatgtgtgaaccatgtcagggattcaactgatgatgttgaactatgtgtctaccatgtcagggattctactgatgatgtcgaactatgtgtgatccatgtaagggattcaactgatggtgtcgaactatgtgtgaaacatgtcagggatttaaCTGATGATCTCGAACTATGTTACTACCATGTCAGGCATTCATTTGataatgtcgaactatgtgtgaaacatgtcagggattaaattgatgatgtcgaactttgtgtctaccatgtcagggattcaactgatgatgtcgaactatgtgtgatccatgtaagggattcaactgatgattgtaaactatgtgtgaaccatgtcagggtttcaactgatgatgtcgaactatgtgtgaaccatgtcagggattcaactgatgatgttgaactatgtgtctaccatgtcagggattcaactgatgatgtcaaactatgtgtgatccatgtcatggtttcaactgatgatgtctaactatgtgtgaaccatgccggggattcaactgatgatggtaatctatgtatgaaccatgtcagagattcaactaatgatgttgaaccatgtgtctacc
Encoded proteins:
- the LOC131657221 gene encoding uncharacterized protein LOC131657221 gives rise to the protein MDPSQYHFDIAAYNQNREIEENYIVNRFRERRNKISEDNAPRSRKYLNRDHAAANQRLIDDYFANEPTYDDAMFRRRYRMKKNVFLRIVGDLSSSDNYFTHRVDATNKEGISPLAKCTTTMRMLAYGVAADAVDEYIKIGGTTALECLRRFCKGIIRLYEQVYLRAPTQDDLQRILHVSEMRGFPGMIGSIDCMHWEWKNCPKAWEGQFTRGDKGTTTVILEAVASHDLWIWHAFFGCPGTLNDINVLDRSPVFDDVEQGKAPSVNFFVNQRPYNMAYYLADGIYPSYPTFVKSIRLPQSEPDKLFAKFQEGCRKDIERAFGVLQARFKIIREPARLWDIADLGIIMRSCIILHNMIVEDERDSYSQRWTDFEQYGESGSSAPQPYSTEVLPAFANHVRARSEFRDPNVHQELQADLVKHIWTKFGMFRD